The genomic region ATTGAACACTATCATTCCAGGAGTCTCATCGATGCAATTTACAGACAGCACTTGAAGATTGGGAGTGTAATTGTAACTATGCTCAACAGAGTTTACGAACTCATATTGTAGATAAGCAATTACACCTAAGCCTGGTTTCCATGTTACCGAACGCGACACGACTGAACACTACTTCGAAATACTCATAAAACAATGAATAGGAGACTGCCTTAGTGGTTTGTTCATTACAAATTGTCTATTGTCTGAACTTCTCTGACTTGATGCTATTCCACTAGAGAGAGGTCCTTGACGTCTTTCAACCTCGTTTGCATGGTCGGGCCTAGCTTACGAAGTCATCGTGCAGCCAAAGTACTGTAGCATGCTCTCGCGAAAGCTGAGACCATCTTCAGCATTCAGATCCCATTTAGTCAGCCTCTCAAAGCCCATGAACCCTCGATGGCTCTTGCTCCTACAGATACATTTCCCTGGCCCCCAACTCCAAGAGGTCGTATTCTGACAGCTTTCCATTGTCGTAGTAGTGCTCCAGGTAcgccatatcatcatcctctacTTTAGTCATTTGCTGGTGGGCCTCGGATGAAAGCATCATGGAAGTGGAAACATCCTCTTGTAACGGTTAGCAAAGTCTCGCGAGTGGGGACGTGTCTACTTACTGGGATGAGGGTTCTTGGTGAGGAATTCCTCCGGAGTGGTGTTGGCGAGCTTGCTGTAATGCTCATCCAATACTTTGCGCCGACTCTTCTTCACATCAACGGTTTTGTCGTCCTTGTTGACACTGGTTGTCATGTCGGTGGTGTTCTTGTTAAGCTCTGCAGATGAGTGCTCGGCAGTTTCAGGAGCATTCTTCTTGTCGGGAATCGACTGTTCCTTGGGAACATCAGCGTTCTTAGTAGAGTCAGTAGCCATCTTGAGGTGATGGTCTGTTGTTGCTTGAGAAGTAAGGTAGGTTTCGAGGTTGATTGTGTCCGGGACCGCGTGCTATGCAGAAAGGAAGCGAGAGAATAATGTTGATTGAAGGGAAGGAAGCGGTTTTGGAGGCAGCCGGAAGGGAATGAAATGAGAAAAGCCGAGTTGCCAGTGTCTATCCGCGGTGGGGCTGCCATACCACTGTGAATTGCTGCTATGCGACTGTGCAGCAGTGGCAGATAGGACTCTCGTAAGATTGACAGTGGCAGGCTGCTATCATCGGACCCGAGATGAACAAGGCACTCTTGCTTGCTTAATGATGGAGGGACCGTCAGGTTTAAGCAAGTCAAGAGAGTTAAGTTTCGGTATTGATTCAAGCGTTAGCGCGTAGATAtcaagaggagaaagaagactaGGGATACAGAGATCAGGTGGTTTCAAAACTTTAGATATTGAGAAGTATAACTTGCCGCCTTTTACTACGAAATACCTTTAAGGAGCAGGCTCATAAAAAGATTAGAGATATTTAAACTATGCCCCCTCTAGCGGTTTTATTGGTGTTGCAGGTTGACCCAGGCGCCTGGAGTATCTCAGCTCCGGTTCAAAAGTAATAGGATTTCCTACAGCAGACTTCCATTTATGCCCAAAATATGGAGGAAACGAGCTTCTGCCACGTCGTTTCATTACAATTTAGATGCTTAAAAAAGCCATACTGGGTAGGTATCACGGATACCAGCTAATTGATGGTTGGGGGCTCCAAGGTACGTGAAGAAATAGACATATATCAATTGATGTTTCCTTAGGCCTGTGCGTGGAAATGTCATCGTATAACTGTAGCCAGGCAGTACTTGGTGGCTGACCAGTATCAGAATAGTTGGTCTAACTCTATATGGGCTAGTCCGGCTTGTGATTGGACTACTCATCTCGGTTATGCAGTCTGACAAGTCTGACTGTCAGAAAGTTGACAATATCAGCAGCGCTCTGTCATCTTTTCCCAACCGAATTCGTCAGCTTTTTCTTCCACATTAGCGTTCTCTCAACTCTGCCCAGACCCAAGCGATTTATCCATCATGAAGCCCAACTGGGAGCCATTTGTGAAATCCACTGAAGATGATTGGACTGCTGTACCGGACCCTGCCCAGCGAAAGCGGATCCAGAACAGGCTGTCCCAAAGAGCCAGGCGTATGTAGTACGACAACGCGCCTACGCGAAATGGCTAGACTGATTTGTTCCAGGCTCACGACTTGCCGGTAAACAGAAGCAAGTGGCACAGTATGAGGTTAATGAGGACGCGGGAGCCCTTGTGAGAAGAGATGCAGGTTCCAGTCCTGGGCAATCATCTACCGAGGGCTCAAGCATGGCTGTCACAGAAGTGTTCGATGCAAGCCTATTTCATACCCAATACACATCGGAGCAACCCACAATGGACAGTCATTACCTCATCCTGACCGACCTGACCGCCGCCACCGCTCTAGCCGTCATAGCCCAGCGTCTCGACCTAGACTGCCAGCGGATACCAGGCTTCAACATTAGAGCCTTGGCAGACAGTCTTCCATCTAACATAGCGCCTACTCAATTACAGAAGAGCGTCCCTCACCTGTCATACCTAGACATGCTGCCCTGGGCATCATTGCGGGACAAACTCCTCAAGTCTCTCTCTATTATTAACGAAGAAGAATTTGCGCGTGATATGCAGTATGGAAGCTTGAAGGTATGGGGGATTGTACCATGGGACCCGATGGGATGGGAGGTTGGCGAAAGCTTTGCGAAGCGGTGGTGGTTTTTGATGGATAGTGGGATACTTCAGACGACTAACTTCTGGAGGTCTCAGCGGGGAGAAAGGCCATTAACTCTGGCGTCTCTGCAAAGCTGAACGATTGATTTCCTATCTTTCAAACTAATTTTATGTTCTTTTCGATTATCTGGTAGTTGCGAAAGAGCGCTGTTGCAGGAAAATGTATTCTGACCACAATTTCTCTCGGCTGCTTCAATCTGACAGTCGGAATGACCAGGGTGTCAGACTCTATGAAGGAAATGACAACATTGGATGGATAAGCTGAAACATATtgatatataaaaagaataaaggtatttcttccttttcctaAATTATTGTAGAAGACACATTCCCAGCATCATTTTACTTGTACCCGACGTTCTGTCACTCTTGACTTATCATCATGCAAGCTGCCTGGACGCAACTATTCCCACCCAAGCCTACTTTTACCGAGGATAATGTTCCTTCACTAGAAGACAGAGTCTTCATGGTGACGGGGGGAACTAATGGCGTCGGCCTAGAGCTAGTCCATATGCTGTACTCCAAAGGAGGCACAGTCTATCTTCCCGCCCGGTCCGCCACCAAAGCACAAAAGACTATCGACACCATCAAAACCGCATACCCAGAGAGCACTGGCAGTCTCAAGACACTTCACATCGATCTTAACGATCTTGCCTCCGTGGCAGCCTGTGCCTCTGCCTTTCTTGCGCAGGAGACGCGTCTCGACGTCTTGTGGAACAACGCGGGTATTAGCGCTGCACCATCACACGAAGTTACTGCCCAAGGATATGAGCCACAAATGGGAATAAACTGCTTGGCACCATTCCTTCTCACAAAGCTCCTGCTCCCCGTCTTGAAGCAGACAGCTCGCAGGAACCCTGGTCCTTCGACTCGAGTCATCTTCACAGGCTCAGGTGTAATGGACATGATGGCCCCTCCTGGAGGCATTTCGCTGGCCGAGCTTACTCCCGGCAAACAATCCAAAGACCCAACACACAACTATACCATTTCCAAAACAGCAAACTGGTTTCTCGCCTCTGAATTTGACCGGCGTGTGCGTTCAGATGGTATTATCTGCATTTGCCAGAACCCTGGAAACCTGTCAACCAATATCTGGGACCGCGTGCCGTGGCATCTCAGAGTACCGAACAAAGTCTTTCTGCATCCACCGAAGCGAGGAGCTTATTCAGAACTCTGGGCTGGGGTCAGCACAGATGTTaagcttgaggatggtggTAGGTATGGCATCCCTTGGGGAAGATGGCACCCGAGCCCGAGGAAGGATCTTGtccagagcttgaagatgaaagagGACGGTGATAGTGGAATTGCAGCGGACTTCTGGGATTGGTGTGACCAACAGACAAAACAATTTGTATAAGTCAACGAGATTCCTACTTATCAAGATCGGGCGTATGATCAACAGGGTACGGTTCACGGATAGATAATGGTATAGATTGACAGGAGGATATTTCCAATGACAATTACAACTCATACATTTACCTAACTCATCCTATGTGTCCCGTTGCTAATGGTCTATACAGACTTTAATACGAAGTTCTGCAATCTTCCCTCTTCATAAACCTCGGCCTCCACCAGCCTATCCGTCTCCTCTATCCTTCCATCGCGAAGTTCGAACCTAATAACAGTCGGAATAGCCGATATGTTCCATGTGAGCTTGTGCGGGTTATCCGATTTCTTCCACCTGTAGAATCGTCAGCCAACACTGTCTAACTGACTATATTGATCACCCACCCAGGCCGGGGACCGACGCTCTCATAAACAGCCTTGGGCCCGTCCGGCTTGCCGAAGGTCTCTTCCAGGAATGGTAATGCAGCTCGAACATCGGAGCACCACGGTGCACCGGTTTCCTCATCGTTGGAACTGGTGAGAATGACATAGATTGGCTCGTCACCTCTGGCAAGAGACACTAGGTCCTTGGGGCTCGACAACT from Fusarium fujikuroi IMI 58289 draft genome, chromosome FFUJ_chr04 harbors:
- a CDS encoding related to light induced alcohol dehydrogenase Bli-4 codes for the protein MQAAWTQLFPPKPTFTEDNVPSLEDRVFMVTGGTNGVGLELVHMLYSKGGTVYLPARSATKAQKTIDTIKTAYPESTGSLKTLHIDLNDLASVAACASAFLAQETRLDVLWNNAGISAAPSHEVTAQGYEPQMGINCLAPFLLTKLLLPVLKQTARRNPGPSTRVIFTGSGVMDMMAPPGGISLAELTPGKQSKDPTHNYTISKTANWFLASEFDRRVRSDGIICICQNPGNLSTNIWDRVPWHLRVPNKVFLHPPKRGAYSELWAGVSTDVKLEDGGRYGIPWGRWHPSPRKDLVQSLKMKEDGDSGIAADFWDWCDQQTKQFV